The genomic window TTCTAATTTAAGTTCTGAGGACAAGGGCAAAACCTTGTTCGTATGCGGATTTCGCCTATGTAACGTTTTTTTCAAACTACTAACATTTTCTTATCAAAACTTAAGATTTCCCGGATTTGAAAATGCTGGGATGAATAATAAATATATCAGGGTTTTTACCGGGAAATTTTGTAATATTTTAGACTAATAAAGTTTAGTAATATTAGTAATCATAATCAAATATAATACAAAAAAACATCAATAATTTTACTGTATTTAATTTAGTTTATATTTTTTTTACATTATCTTACAAGCTAGTCACATAAAGATTTATAGCCAGAATAGTTTTATATTCCACTGCAATAGTGATTCATATTTATATGTTTTTTATAATGTAGAATATGTAATAATACTTTGTAAGTAGCCTCAAGATGTAGTAGCAGTGACATAACACTACAGTAATCATGAGTAAAAAAAAGTGCTTGTTACTGTAGCAGATATTTTATTTAATCAAAATAAAGTTGTTCAGGGAAAAATCAAAAATTATCCTCAAGAGTGTGTAGACTATTTTTCGTATGTATTAAAAATTACATCCAAATAGTGATTTTTAACTCAGTTGATCAATTAAGTTTTTAAATATCAAGCTATTAGCCTCATGTCCAACCCAGAAAATCAAGAAAAGATAGAAATAAATTCCTCTCCACTGTTAAAGGTGATTAATGAATTGCACCTTAAATACAAATCATTGACGGAAGGAACATTAGCAAACTACATTCCCGAACTAGCAAAAGTCAACCCAGATTTATTTAGTATTTGTATTGTTACCGTAGACGGTCAGATTTACGAAGTTGGGGATTCTCAACAGCTATTTACTATCCAATCAATTTCTAAAGTATTTGCTTACGGACTGGCCTTAGAGGATCATGGACGGGATTATGTACTGACTAGAGTGGGAGTAGAACCAACTGGTGAGGCATTTAATGCGATTATCCTGGATGAGCAATCAAAGCGACCGTATAACCCAATGGTAAATGCTGGCGCGATCGCCACTACCAGTTTAATTAAAGGAGCGGGAGCAACAGAACGCCTTAATCGGTTACTAGATATGTTTCGACGCTACATTGGTCATGATGTATTTGTTGATATTTCCGTCTTTACCTCCGAACGCAGCACCGGACATCGCAACCGCGCAATGGCGCATCTAATGCTTAACTTTGGCATGATTAACCAAAATATTGAAGAAGCCTTAGACCTATATTTTCAACAATGCGCCGTAATGATGAACTGTCGTGACTTAGCCGTGATGGCTGCGACTTTAGCCAACAGAGGTGCAAACCCAATTACAGGCGAACAAGCTGTAGATAAGCGTTACATCAAAGATATTCTCAGCGTCATGTATACCTGCGGGATGTATAACTTTGCCGGTGAGTGGGCTTACAAAATTGGTATCCCTGCCAAAAGTGGTGTTTGTGGCGGTATTATGGCTGTTGTCCCCCATCAAATGGGAATTGCTGTGTTTTCACCACCTTTAGATAGCCGTGGTAACAGTGTTAGGGGAGTAAAAGTCTGTGAAGAACTATCTCAGCGTTTAGGCTTACATCTATTTGATTGTTCCGGTTCACAAATTTGAAGGATACCCTCTTAGAGAAGCTATATCTATATATATAGGGGTGTAAGGGTGTAAGGGTGTAAGGGTGTAAGGGTGTAAGGGTGTAAGGGTGTAAGGGTGTAAGGGTGTAAGGGTGTAAGGGTGTAAGGGTGTAAGGGTGTTGGATGGGGATTGAAAAAGAACCCAACACGTCAGAACTCAGCACTCAGCACTCAGAACTCAGCACCGGCTAAACGCCGCGCTACCGCTAACAGCACTCAGAACTCAGCACTCAGCACTCAGCACTAAATGTCTGACTTGCCATCTAGAAAAAGAGATGCCAAAACTATAGGTAAATTCTGCGACTTGGGTAA from Nostoc sp. UHCC 0870 includes these protein-coding regions:
- the glsA gene encoding glutaminase A, coding for MSNPENQEKIEINSSPLLKVINELHLKYKSLTEGTLANYIPELAKVNPDLFSICIVTVDGQIYEVGDSQQLFTIQSISKVFAYGLALEDHGRDYVLTRVGVEPTGEAFNAIILDEQSKRPYNPMVNAGAIATTSLIKGAGATERLNRLLDMFRRYIGHDVFVDISVFTSERSTGHRNRAMAHLMLNFGMINQNIEEALDLYFQQCAVMMNCRDLAVMAATLANRGANPITGEQAVDKRYIKDILSVMYTCGMYNFAGEWAYKIGIPAKSGVCGGIMAVVPHQMGIAVFSPPLDSRGNSVRGVKVCEELSQRLGLHLFDCSGSQI